Proteins encoded in a region of the Lentimicrobium sp. L6 genome:
- a CDS encoding ATP-binding protein, whose product MIHKVQRYDLKRKKVLELYEKYYLGDLSLKNVMFGYKEQDIARMLENIVFIKLKRDNYQIHIGKLGDLEIDFIAEKSNEKIYIKVSYLLQSGSTIKREYRALEKIKDNYPK is encoded by the coding sequence ATGATACACAAAGTCCAACGCTATGATTTGAAAAGGAAAAAGGTTTTAGAGCTTTATGAGAAATACTATTTAGGAGATTTATCTCTTAAAAATGTCATGTTTGGGTATAAAGAACAAGATATTGCTAGAATGTTAGAAAATATAGTCTTTATAAAACTAAAAAGGGATAATTACCAGATACACATAGGGAAACTAGGTGATTTGGAAATAGATTTTATCGCAGAGAAATCGAATGAAAAAATCTATATAAAAGTTAGTTATCTTCTGCAGTCAGGATCGACCATAAAAAGAGAATACAGAGCACTGGAAAAAATAAAAGACAATTATCCCAAATAA
- a CDS encoding ATP-binding protein, with translation MILRESYLNKIRAYINKPVIKVITGMRRVGKSYYAKQIILELQKLNIINEQILYINKELLEFDKIQVYRHLTKFITEYYKNNNKPRYLFIDEVQEINQWEKAISSFFAEGIYDIYITGSNSNLLSSELSTYISGRYVEVNIYSLGFDEFQLFNKNEPQNRNDEFQLFLKFGGFQVIYNFSLNEEICFQYIFSLYNTILVKDVIGRNQIRNIRLFQDITKFVFINIGQVFSSNSISKYLKSQKKKPLEVIPFKTIFFISKVAL, from the coding sequence ATCATTCTTAGAGAAAGCTATCTAAATAAAATAAGAGCCTACATCAACAAGCCTGTTATTAAAGTTATTACAGGAATGCGAAGAGTAGGTAAGAGCTATTATGCAAAACAAATCATACTTGAATTACAAAAATTAAATATAATAAATGAACAGATTCTCTATATCAATAAGGAATTACTTGAATTTGATAAAATACAAGTTTACAGACACTTAACCAAGTTTATTACTGAATATTATAAGAATAACAATAAACCCAGATACTTATTTATTGATGAAGTACAGGAAATTAACCAATGGGAAAAAGCCATTAGCTCTTTTTTTGCTGAAGGAATTTATGATATTTATATAACAGGCTCCAATTCAAATCTGCTATCATCAGAACTTAGCACCTATATTTCTGGACGATATGTTGAAGTTAACATCTACTCATTAGGGTTCGATGAATTTCAACTATTTAATAAAAATGAGCCTCAGAATAGAAATGATGAGTTTCAGTTGTTTCTCAAATTCGGAGGATTCCAAGTCATTTATAACTTTAGTTTAAACGAAGAAATTTGTTTTCAATATATCTTCTCTCTATATAATACCATTTTAGTTAAAGATGTAATAGGTAGAAATCAAATAAGAAATATTAGGCTTTTTCAAGATATTACAAAGTTTGTATTTATTAATATCGGACAAGTTTTTTCAAGTAATTCAATAAGTAAATATCTTAAAAGCCAGAAAAAAAAACCATTGGAGGTGATACCATTCAAAACTATCTTCTTCATCTCGAAAGTAGCTTTATGA
- a CDS encoding penicillin-binding transpeptidase domain-containing protein, with product MWKSDHRSNIDNFWLQGDIRISANAQISFLKRLLNNELPFSIENQEIVKTLMLTDSTENYKVYSKTGWALRVDKQIGWLVGFVDHS from the coding sequence ATATGGAAATCAGATCATAGGTCCAATATTGACAACTTTTGGTTACAAGGTGATATCAGAATCTCAGCCAATGCACAAATCAGTTTCTTAAAAAGGCTCCTCAATAATGAGCTTCCATTTAGCATCGAGAATCAAGAAATAGTAAAAACCCTCATGCTCACCGACTCCACCGAGAATTACAAAGTTTATTCAAAAACAGGCTGGGCCCTGAGAGTTGATAAACAAATTGGCTGGTTGGTAGGATTTGTAGATCATTCTTAG
- a CDS encoding penicillin-binding transpeptidase domain-containing protein has product MRNILPLLLISLFIIPSISNAQQTLEKEEWAKFFNDSNINGCLVLYDTKTQQFQYYNEKRCDSTYLPAFTFKILNSLIALETKAVNGIYDSIKWDGKDRGWPLWNQDQCMNSALGISCFWFYQELVRRMGEGKMQEYIDKAQYGNQIIGPILTTFGYKVISESQPMHKSVS; this is encoded by the coding sequence ATGAGAAACATACTTCCATTACTTCTTATTTCTTTATTTATCATCCCCTCAATTTCAAACGCTCAACAAACACTTGAAAAAGAAGAATGGGCAAAATTCTTTAATGATTCAAATATAAACGGATGCCTGGTTTTATATGATACTAAAACTCAACAGTTCCAATATTACAATGAAAAAAGATGCGATTCTACTTATCTACCCGCTTTTACTTTTAAAATCCTAAACTCTCTTATTGCTTTAGAAACAAAGGCAGTGAATGGAATTTACGACAGCATAAAATGGGATGGGAAAGATAGAGGATGGCCATTATGGAATCAGGACCAATGTATGAATTCTGCTCTAGGAATTTCATGTTTTTGGTTTTATCAAGAGTTGGTCCGACGAATGGGAGAAGGTAAAATGCAAGAATACATAGATAAAGCGCAATATGGAAATCAGATCATAGGTCCAATATTGACAACTTTTGGTTACAAGGTGATATCAGAATCTCAGCCAATGCACAAATCAGTTTCTTAA